CCGATCAAGCGCACGTGAGCTTTCACCCCATCTGCAACCACAACCAAAGTGTCGCCGTCGACAGTTCTTTTAACTTCAGCCGTCAGCGTTGATCGTGGCTGTGGGGCCAGAAGTTGATTCGCTTTCGGCGAACCTTCTGCATTTTCTCCGGCTGTCGGTGCAATTGAGGCTGCTGTGATCCGGACTTTTAACGGGTCTTTCGCCTGATCTGTCGCCTCCCCTGAAGCCAAATCCGAGACTGAAGCCGTGGTCGAACTTGCCTCGGCCCTTACGGTTGTATGTACAAATGAGGTTGCTGTGGTCCGGCTTCTTTCCGAGTCTTTTATTGGAAGCTGATTGCAACCGAACTTATTAAACACAGCCACTATAAGCAGCACCAATAAAGTAGATAAACTATAGCCGGCACGATGACGTTTTCGTCTATGATAAGTTCGTCTTCTATCGAACGGGAAATTGCTATTTTGCATTTAATCATCCCCAAAACAATCGCATTAGCGACCGCTATTAAACGGCTGCCAAATATATTTTCTCATCAAAATAGTATATTTTCAATCAAGTAGCGAATGTATAAGTAGCAAATGTATCAAAGCCATACACCACTTTTTGTTAAAATAAGCGCATGGCTACAGCGGCAAATTGGAACAGTCGCTAAGCAGATCATCAAGTCAGAACAATAAGCAGGAGAAACTTATGAATAATTTAAACTATCGCGGATCAGAAAGGGAAGGAAACGTAATTTCGACCGAAAGTCCTTCCGTAATTTCCGTAATTTCCAACCGCCAACCGCTTTCAGCCCCGAATTCAGCCGGACAAGAACACTATGATGTATGCATTATCGGAGCCGGAGTTACCGGTGCTGCCCTCGCCCGGGAATTAAGCCGATATCAACTAAAGGTAATTATTTTGGAATCCAGTAATGATGTTGCCATGGGCGCAAGCAAAGCTAATTCTGCCATAGTGCACGGTGGCTATGCCGAAAGCCACAACAAAGAAAAAGGCCGCCTGTGCTACCGCGGCCGGCGCGAATTTGAACATTTGGATGCCGAGCTTAATTTCGGATTCCGCCCCATCGGTTCATTGGTACTGACCACGGATGAGTCGCAGTTGCCCGCACTTCAGGCGCTCTACGCCAATGGCCTAGCTAATTCCGTGCCGGACTTGGCAATTCTATCGCACGAAAAAATTGCAGCGATCGAATCAGCGCTGAATCCAGCGGTAAAATACGCGCTTCACTGTTCCGGTGCCGGAGTGTGTTCGCCTTATGAGTACGTCATCGCTTTGATTGAAAACGCCATAACTAACGGCGTAGAACTAAGATTACAGGCAGCAGTTACCGCCATCACTCCGACTTCTGAAGGTTTTTACGTATGGATCAATGGAAACGACACTGTAGTACAGACGCGATACTTAGTTAACGCAGCAGGGGTCGCAGCCCAAAAAGTTACCGCCCTGCTCGATCCCAGCTTGCCGGAAAAAGACGAGATCGCAATCACTCCCCGTACCGGAGAATATCTCTTGATGCGCCACGGCTCGGGCTCGATAATTAACCATGTCTTATTTTCAATGCCCACAGCCATGGGGAAAGGAATTTTGGTCACCCCGACCTATTACAACAACCTCTTAATCGGGCCGGACGCTCTAAATGACTCTGCCGCATCCCTGGACACTCACGTGGATAGGCTTATAAAAATTTTCGCTGCCGCCGCCAAAACCGTAAACGGCCTTAATATAAATGATTTCATTCGCAGTTATGCCGGGGCCCGCGCTGTCGCTTCTACGGATGATTTTATTCTGAAGGCAAGCTCATGTTATCCCCGCTTAGTTTATGCCGCCGGCATCCAATCCCCTGGTTTAACCGCCTCGCCAGCCATCGCCGTCCGACTGGTCGAAATATTGCATGAACAAGGTTTGCACTGTCTGCCGAAACCTGATTTCAATCCCTTCCGCCCAGCTATTTTGCCTGAGCGACCGGAAAATAAAGCTTGGTTGAACGGACATGAGCTATCCGCTGCCGTCAACCTGCCTTTGGGCGATCCGGAACGTTTAGTTTGTCGCTGTGAGCAGGTTGCGGAAAAAACTATCGACGAGGCAATGCGCCGCCCCATCCCCATCTTATCGCTTGACGCCCTGAAACGCCGCACCCGTACCGGCACCGGCTTTTGCCAGGGCAACTTTTGTGGTCCACGAATTTGCCAATTGCTGCAAGAAAAATACGGGCGTACCATTCCTCCGACCACCGATGTCGAAGCCGCCGGTCTGCGACGAGTGAAGAAGAAAGATTTACTCGCCGCTTACAAACCGGACGCTCCAAGCAAACCGGATGCTGCTAACACTTCTTATACCGGATCAATTTCGGCCGCTCCGAAAAATTAGTAACTTACTTAATTGCTTCGATAACTGCAGTTACCAAGCGTTTAAAATCGACAGCCACCCGGTCCGCCGTTTCCTGAACTTCCTTATGATTAAGCTCAGTTTTGGCCATACCGGCCGCCAAATTAGTGATACAGGAAATCCCACAAACTTCCAACCCCATGTGCCGGGCTGCCATGGCTTCACACGCTGTGCTCATCCCGGCTGCATCCCCACCCAAAGTACGACAGGCACGGATTTCAGCAGGAGTCTCATAATTTGGCCCAGTAAATTGCATGTATACACCTTCTTGTAAAGCAATGCCCAAGCTAGTTGCCTGCGCCCGGATTATGGCCTGAAGCCGTGGGCTATAAACAGTACTCATGTCCGGGAAACGCGGCCCCAGCTCATCCAAATTAGCCCCGATAAGCGGACTAGGAATATTGGTGGTTATATGATCGGTAATCATCATAAAATCGCCAGGCTTAAATTTGAAATTGACCCCACCAGCTGCGTTAGTTAAGAAAATCACCTTCGCTCCAAGTAAACCCATCAGTCGCGTTGGCAAAACGACATCGCTCATCGCATAGCCTTCGTAGTAATGTACCCTACCTTGCATAATTACCACTTTAACCGCACCGACATAACCAAAAATCAAGCGTCCGCTGTGTCCGGCGACCGTCGATTGCGGGAAAGATTCGATTTCCGCGTAAGGAATAACCTGTTCGACCTTGATTGTTTCCGCATAATCCCCCAAACCAGAGCCCAAAATCAGGCCGACTTCCGGCACAAAATTCGTCTTGCTGCGAACACTTTCCAGGCATCTCGTAAGTTTTTCATAAGTTGTCATAATTTCCTCCGTCAATCAGTTATAAATGCTATATATTCGCCGTACGCGAAACAATTTTCACTAACTTGTGATATTGTTCTTCATTAACATACAAATCGTGACCCATCTGAGTTATCACACCTTCACTCTCAAACTTTTTTACCGCCCGATTGATGGTCTTAACACATAAGCCAGTGGCATCGGACAGATCCTGACGAGTTCCTTTAACTTTCAGTATCCCGTCTTGAGAAAAACGCTCAAAACGATTGGCCAACAACATTGCCAAGCGATCAGAGCCTTGTAGGAACAAAAACAACCGACTTTCGCGTCCCTGTTGTAACAAATATTCCCCGATTAATTTTGCTTCCAACCGCAAAGCGTTGGGATCAGATAAAATCCACTCTTTAAACTTAGCCTTAGGCAATTTAACCATAATACAAGGAGTCACCGTTTGTAAGGTCGTCCGGTAAAAATCCAGATCCATAATTATTTCCATGCCGCCCATAGCATAGACATGATCAAATCGCATAAATTCGTGGGTAATTCCGTCGATGCGGTAATCTAAAGCTCTAATACTACCTTTGCCGACAAAAAATATAGTTTCCAAAGGAGTATTTTCTTCCACAAAAACATGTCCGGCCGGCATCGTTTCTATCTTGCAGGCATCAAGCAACCAAATCGGAGCACTTTGAAAATAACGTTCAAACTCTTCCCGCCGCTTGCTGTCGATTTCACGTAAAAATGGGAAAGCTTGGTACAGATATTTGTTACCTTTCATGCCAAATCTTCTTTCTTAACTTTGCTTTTATCTCAGGCGACGCGAAGGCGGTATCCGCCGCGTTGGCCGTAATTTGGCGTAACTCAGTTTCGGTAAGGCCAAAATTATCCACCAACAACGCCATTTCTCGCGTCAGGCTGGTATTACTTACCGTTCGGTTGTCAGTGTTGACCGTAACTTTCAGACCGGCTGCCAAAAATTCCCGCAAAGGAAATTCGTGGAGTGAGTCAACCGCTTTAGTTTGCAAATTACTGGTTGGACACATCTCAATACCGATTTTATGCTCACGGCAGGTATCAATGAGTTGCGCTTGCCCACTTATAGCAATACCGTGACCAATACGTCTGGCACCAGTATTTAAAGCAACCGCTACATTTTTATGATCGTGGCATTCCCCGGCGTGAATGGTAAAAGGATGGCCCTCTTTGGCTACCGAGGCAAATAAATCGCTAAACATCGACATCGGATAAGCCGCTTCATCTCCGGCCAAATCCAATGCACATAAACCATGCCCCCAAAAATCATTGATATCTCTGATCATTTGGCGGCTGTCATCCAGCGCATGATGGCGCATGACACAGGCGATTACCCCATAATCTATGCCAGTTTCTTGGCGTCCGGCTTCCATTCCGTCGATTACCGCTTCCATTACTTGGAACGCAGAAATATTTTGATTAACCGACTGCAGCGGGGCCAATCGCGCTTCTACATAAACTACATTTTCAGCACTTAAGTCCAACATAAACTGTTTGGCAGTTCGATACAAGCCAGCAGCCGTATTCATACATTGTAACGGTAGATCGAACTTGTGCAAATATTCCGCTAAACTTTTGCAGTCTTCAGCAACTTGTAGCTCGGAAGGGGCTACATCGCGCCCTAATAGATCGCTGACTAAACCTAGATTTATTGAACCGTCTAAATGGCAGTGCAAATCAATTTTGGGTAGAGCCAATAGTTCATTTAATTGCATAAATCCTCCCGTGCCGCCGATTTAAGGCGCGACAAGGGCAGTTACCCCGCCCTTGTCATCCTTAACTACTCAGCCTGCATAATATGATCTTCTAAATATTCACTTATTTAACACAGACTTTCTAAATATTCATCTGAGTACTTGCGTACTTACTTGATTACTTCAACTTTTACGTTGTCGGCAGGTACTTTTTCTGGAGCATCGACATCGGTATCTTTGACCACTTTGATGGTACCATCTTTAAGGCCCTTGTAAAGGCGATCATAGTCGGCTTGGGTAAACTTCTTGAACTTGGAAGTCGCCATAGGCAGTTGGATACCATTTTCAGCCGCGCCAAGAACCACGCTCTTGCCGCCAACGAACTTGTTGTCATAGTAGCTGGCCAAAGCATTGTAAACAGAGTCAGAAAGGTTCTTCATGGCCGAAGTTATTACCGTCTTTGATTCAACTGATTGGTCGACGTCCACACCGATTACCGCCTTGTTAGCTGATTCAGCAGCTTTCATAACTGAGTTACCTGCACCACCTGCGCAAGCAAAGATACATTCAGCACCTTCATTGAACCAAGCAGCAGCTTTGGTTTGGTTCTCTGGAGTAGCGGCGAAATTGCCTAAATAAGTATATTTTAAGGTAATCGCGTCTTTAGGTACGTTAAGTTCTTTAGCCGCAGCATTGACACCTTGAATAAAGCCGTAACCAAATCTTACTACAGCCGGAACTGCGATACCGCCCATGAAGCCGAGGTTACGATAGCCCTCAACAACAGCAGCATAACCGGCTAAATATCCGGCCTGACCCTCAGCGTAGAAAATAGACAAAACGTTGTCTTTGATGTCAGTTTTCTTATTCTTAGTAGGTGCAGCATCAATAATGACAAATTTTACCTTCGGGTATTTGGTTTGCGCTTCATATACAGAAGTTTCAAACAGGAAGCCGGGAGTTACTACGACTTTAGCTCCGCCTTTAACGGCCAAGTCAATAGCAGCCAAGCAAGCTGCGTCCGATTTTTCGGTTGGTTTGTAGTATTTATGGGTGATGTTGTGCTCTTTGGCATACTTTACCAAGCCTTCCCATGAGCCCTGGTTGAATGACTTGTCGTCAATTGTACCGACATCAGTAATCAAAGCCAATTCGTAATTGTTGCCGCCCTCAGTTTTAGCCGCCTCAGTCGCGCCAGCATTGGCTTTTTTGTCGACTGGTTCCATTTTGGGTTTGACGCAACCGGTAAACATTGATAAAGCCATCGCAGCTATCAAAGCCAGACTGATAATGTTCTTCTTCATTTTTTTCTCCTCCATTTTTTTATTGTCAAACAGCCTAAGGCTGTCAGCAAACTTGTTATTTCGCTTCTTGTATTAAGCGAATGGCTGAGCTGGTACCGATACGATCACAGCCAGCAGCAATAAATTTTTCCATGTCGGCGACGGTTTTCACTCCGCCAGCCGCTTTCATTTTTACTTTGGGACCGATGTTGGCTTTAAAAAGTAGAATATCTTCCATTGTCGCTCCCGCCGTCCCGAAGCCGGTCGAAGTTTTTATGTAGTCCGCGCCGGCCGCCGTAACTACCTTACACATAGCAATTTTCTCCGGTTCTGTTAAGTAGCAGGTTTCAATGATAACTTTCAATATTTTACCACCTACGGCAGTTTTCAATTGACGAATCTCTGACTCTACCGCTGCGAAATCGCCATTTTTTACATCAGTTATATTGATAACCATATCTATTTCATTCGCCCCGTCCGCCAATGCCTGCTTGGTTTCAGCGATTTTGGCCGCGGTGCAGCTGTAGCCTAGCGGAAAACCCACCACGGTGCAGATATTTAATTTTTCGCCGTAGGTGTCATGTACTCGCTTGACATAGCAAGGTGGTATACACACCGAGGCCGTTTTGTAGGTAATAGCTTCATCACAAAGTTTGACGATATCTTGCCAAGTAGTGAAAGCTTTCAAAATCGTATGATCCACATGTCGTAAAATTTCTTGTTGTCCCATTTGGTCTCCCCTCAATCACTTAAATTTAATCTGTTCCTTAGGCCGATATCTTTCAGCCATCCCCATTACTCAGGTCAAGTCAAAACGTTCAACCGCATCGGCGGTAACTCTGGCATAAATCAGCGGTTCTTTTTTCGGTTTTTCATCTTCAATACGCACCGCCGCGCGATACTCTGCGGCCGCCGCTTCAAACAATTGCGCATCATCAGCGTAAAGTGTTGCCATAACTTCCCCTTGTTTGACCGCTTCCCCCGTTTTCTTATGAATAATAATCCCGGCACTGTAATCAATTGCGCTGTCTTTCGTTTCGCGACCGGCTCCCAACATCGCCGACGCGATGCCGCAGCCCTCGGTATCCATGAAACTTATATACCCGCTGCGGGGGCAAAGCACATCATAAGTGTACTTGGCCTTAGTAAACTTGTCCGGATCTTCAATAACTGCAACATCTCCGCCTTGGGCAGCAACCATAGCTTTTAACCGTTCCAAAGCCGAACCATCGGCAATTGCACTTCGAACTTGCGCAAGGCAGGTGGGGAGGTCGCCGCGGCCGGCCAGATAAAGCATATTGCTTGCAAGGCTTTCGCAAACGCCAACGAGGTCCTGCGGGCCTTTACCACGCAAAACTTCTATAGCTTCGACCACTTCCAGGCTGTTACCGATATTATGACCCAGAGGGATATCCATATTAGTAATTAAAGCGACCGTGCGCTTACCGGCGTTTTCACCAATTTTAACCATAGTCTGTGCCAATTTAATCGAATCGTCTATTGTTTTCATAAAGGCGCCACTGCCGGTCTTGACATCGAGCAAAATACAATCGTTACCGGCTGCCAATTTCTTGCTCATAATTGAAGTGGCAATCAACGGAATGCTGTCCACCGTGGCGGTAACATCACGCAAAGCATATAACTTTTTATCCGCCGGAGCAAGATTGCCCGATTGGCCGATTACGCTCAGGCCAGTTTTATTGACAACTTCGAAGAATTCCTTCTGCTCGAGGGTAGTGCGCATGCCAGGGATCGACTCCATTTTGTCCACCGTACCACCAGTATGACCCAGCCCACGCCCGGACATTTTGGCGACTTTAACGCCACAAGCTGCTACAATTGGGGCAATAATCAGTGTGGTTTTGTCGCCCACTCCACCGGTGGAATGTTTATCTACTTTTACTCCGTCAATCCCAGATAAATCGACCATGTCGCCGGAATGAGCCACTGCCAAGGTCATTGCTAAAGTTTCTGCTTCCGTCATACCGCGGAAATAGACGGCCATAAGGAAGGCGGCCATCTGATAGTCAGGAATGGTGCCGGCTACATAACCGTTGATCAGCTCTTTTATTTCAACGGAAGTAAGCGCCTCACCGTTACGTTTTTTCATAATTAAATCGTACATTCTCATATTAAATCCTCCACATCCAGCCGTCACGGCCGGAGAAAATGAAATTTAAATTTTGTCAATCTGCATTAAATTTTTCACCCAAAGCATTTGCCATCCACGGCAATTATTACCTGCTGCCTTTATCGTACGGTATGCCCTCAGCCCGCGGTGCCTGCGAAGTTTTGGAAGAGAAAGCCAATACAATCAATGTTGCTATGTACGGAATCATCTTATAAATTTCGTTTGGTATCGGAAGGACTTTCAAAAACGGAATGGCCGAGTAGGCACTGGCCATCGTCTTCATAACGGCAAAGAAGAAAGCAGCGAAGAAAATTTTCTTGCTACGCCATTGACCGAAAATCAAAACCGCCAAAGCCAAAAACCCGTAGCCCTCCACACTCGCGTTAAAGTTGGTGGAAGTCGGAACGACGAAGATCAAACCGCCGGCCCCTGCCATGATCCCCGATATCACTACGCCGGCATAACGAATTTTGTACACATTTATACCGACCGAATCCGCCGCTCCCGGGTGTTCACCACAAGCCCGCAGCCGCAGCCCAAAACGCGTATATTGAATGACAAAGGCGGCCACCGCAAAGATCAGCAATCCGATGAAAGTCGTGAGATAGCAGTTGCAGAAGAACATCGGCCCTAAAACAGGAATGTCCGCCAAAAACGGAATGCGATCTATGTGGAAAGTATCTTCAAAAGGTATTTGTTGGATGGTGTTAATTTCACGTGCGATAAAAATTACGAAGGCCGGAGCGAACATATTAAGTGCTGTACCGCTGATCGTCTGATCTGCTTTCATATTTATCGAAGCGAAAGCATGAAGTAAAGAGAACAGCCCGCCAGCCACGGCCGCAATCAGAATGGCCAGCAAAAGCAACGGTTGTCCGCTCATGTAGCCCTGAGTCAGGAAGATGAACAACACGCCGAAGAAAGCACCGATGACCATGATCCCTTCCAACGCAATGTTAATAACACCGCTTCGTTCCGAGTACATGCCGCCGATGGCGACGATCAGCAAAGGGATGGCAAAATACATAGTTTGTTGAATTATAAAATAAACGATGCTCATATCAAGCCTCCTTTTTGGCGGAAACGCCAGGAGCGGTCGTGCTCATAGTTTTATCAATTTTAAGCGATTTTCTTTGATGCAATTTACCAAGCAAAATTTTGAATAACAAGGATAAGGCTCCACAATAAACAATGGAAGCGATTATTATGTCAATAACTTCAGGGGCGTAGTTATAGAGCTGCATGTTATATCCGCCGACAGTCAAATGGCCGATGAACAGTCCGGCTAACAAAACCCCGAACGGGTTGGACAAACCGAGCAAAGCAACGGATATTCCGACAAATCCTTCCGGCGCGATCAAATCCAAAACTTGTAAATATTTTCCGGAATTGGCCAGGTAAAGCAAGGCGCCACCCAAACCGCCCAACGCCCCGGCTATCACCATGGATAAAATTATATTGCGTTTGGCGTTAATACCGGCATATTTGCCGGCGGCAGCGTTTTTGCCACAGGCTTTCAGCTCATAGCCGAATACAGTTTTATTAAGAATAATGTAAACGATTATGACACAAGCTACGGCGATTAAAATACCGATATTGATGTTTGTGTCGGGGAAGATAATGTCCAAACCAGCTTTGCTTAAATTGGCAGTCTCGGCCACCGGTACCGATTCGTTTTTTAACTGATTGTACACGGTTTTCTGAATAAGCAAATTTACGGCATACATTCCGATATAATTCATCATAATGGAAGAGATTACTTCGTTTACGTTAAAGCGTGCCTTCAAGAAGCCTGGTACAAAGCCGAAGGCGGCTCCGGCCAATACGGCAGCCAGCAGTGCCACCACGCAATGCACGACCGGTGGTAAGTAGTCCATATGAACACCTACGTAAACCGCAGCAAAAGCTCCGGCGGTAAACTGCCCCGAGCAGCCGATATTAAACAAGCCGGTTTTGAAGGCAAAAGCCACGGAAAGTCCGGTTAAGATAATCGGGGTGGCATAATAGAACATTTGACCGATACCTATGATTCCGTCGGTAAAGGCCCCTTGGACAATCATAGCAAAACCGCCCAAAGCATTGGCCGGCTTACTGACCAGCATTATTATCAAGCCGAACAGAAGGCCACATACAACAGCCAGTATTGAAGCAATAAAGCTGTCCACGGCTTGTTGATTCAGTTTTAATTTTCCTTTATTTTTCATAGCCGACACCTCGTTTCGCCCCTGACATATAAAGACCAAGTTCTTCCACCGTAATTTCGTGCGGATTGACATCGGCCACGATTTCGCCTTCGTACATAACGATTATTCTGTCGCTGACATCCATAACTTCATCGAGTTCCAACGATACCAACAAAACACCTTTGCCGGCATCACGTTGAGCTACCAACTGCTTATGTATGTATTCAATGGCACCTACATCGAGGCCGCGCACTGGCTGGACGGCAACGACAATCTCCGGATTACGATCAAGTTCCCTGGCAATAATAGCTTTTTGTTGGTTGCCACCGGACATACCGCGCACTATGCTAGTTGCGCCATGACTTGATCTGATGTCAAATTTTTTGATCAAATATTGTGCATATTCTTTTATGGCATCAAACTTGAGGAAACCATGTTTTTGGAAACGGTCGGTATAGTAGGACTGCAAAACCAAATTTTCTTCCAAAGTATAGTCAAGCACCAGGCCGTCCCGATGACGATCTTCCGGGATGTGTGCCATCCCTAGCAGGCAACGTTGGCGAATGGTGGCGTTCGTTATGTCCTGGCCGTTGAGCAAAATCTGTCCGTTGGAAAGCGGCATCAAACCAGTTATGCCGTAAACAAGTTCGGATTGCCCGTTGCCATCGATTCCAGCCACGCAGAGAATTTCTCCCTTTTTGACATCGAAACTTACGTTTTTTACCGCGTCTTTTTTGTGATAAGTCGATTTTACGGAAAGATTTTTTACCGTTAAAACCGGGTCACCAGGCTTTATGTCTTTTTTGTTGATGATAAAGTTAACTTTGCGGCCTACCATCATCTCCGACATTTCTTCTTTGGTCGTCGTGGCCACATCAATAGTTCCCATGTATCTGCCTTTGCGCAAAACGCTGCAACGGTCGGCTACCGCTTTAATTTCGTTAAGTTTATGCGTGATAAAAATGATGGACCGGCCTTCTTCAACCAACTTTTTCATGATTTTCATCAACTCGTCAATTTCCTGCGGAGTCAAAACGGCGGTAGGTTCGTCAAAAATCAAAATGCTGTTGTCGCAATAGAGCATCTTGAGGATTTCTACCCTTTGCTGCATGCCAACCGTTATATCGGAAATATATGCGTCTGGATCTATCTTCAACCTGTAACGCTCACTGAGTTCAATTACTTTTTTTCGTGCCTCGTCCATCTTAAGGCAACCGTATTTGACTGTTTCATGGCCCAGAACAATGCTTTCAATAACGGTAAAATTATGAACTAATTTAAAATGCTGGTGTACCATTCCAATGCCTAAGGCGTTGGCGTCGTTCGGGTTGTTGATGGCCACCGTTTGACCGTTTATCTTTATTTCACCCGCTTCCGGTTGGTACAAACCGAAAAGCACGCTCATCAAAGTCGATTTGCCAGCACCGTTTTCCCCTAAAAGCGCATGGATCTCACCTTTGCGCACTTGGAGAGTTATGTCGTCATTGGCTTTGAAATCACCGAATTTCTTGGTGATGTGATTCATTTCAATGAAGTAGTCCACCGATTCTTCCATCCTTTCTAAGGTTATAAATTACAGATTTGCTGGGCCAAAGCCGTACGGTAGAATTTCATTCAGCCGATAGCTGACCGTTCCATGCTCCGGATCGGCAAGAATTATACGGAATGCGGCCGGATCGCAAAATTCCTCCATTACTTGACGACAAACCCCGCAGGGCGGACAGAATTGATCGGCCTCCTGCCCCTCCGGCGCGCCGACAACCGCAATAGCGGTGAAGGATCTTTCGCCCTCTGCCACAGCTTTAAAAAACGCGGTCCGCTCCGCGCAATTTGTCGGGGTATAGGCCGCATTTTCAATATTACATCCTTGATATACTTTGCCGTCAGCGGTCAGCAATGCCGCGCCAACTTTGAAATGGGAATAGGGCGTATAAGCCCGTTTGCGAGCATCAAGTGCCATTTGCAAAAGCTCAAAATCTGTCATTTCAACCTCCGCGAGTCAGGTGGATTATGATTTTATGGAGTAAATTCATCTAAATTTGACCGTTTCGGCGATCAGTCGCAAGAAAATGAATTGTACTTTGTCCATTTAAGCTGCCGTTAAATCAGCCTTATAGGTTAATTATAAGGTCTACAGCGGGGTTATGGAGGACTCCTGTCCCTTTTATTTTAAATTTTCGTAAATTTGTATATACTATACAATTTATTTTTGCATTTTTTGTGCAACTTGGCGAGCGAAATTCTGCTAGCACTAACGTCGTTTATTTTCCGCCCGCATAGCCGCTACCCGATCCAAAATGATATCAGCCAGCTCCGTCTTTTCCATCAGCGGAAATTTTTCCTCCCTACCTTTACGGTCGATCAAAGTCACTATATTTGTGTCCGTGCGGAATCCGGCCCCGGCTTGCTTGATGTTATTGACGCAGATCAGGTCAAGGTTTTTACGGCGAAGTTTAGCTAAACCGTACTCCATTTCGTTGATCGATTCGGCCGCAAAACCGACCAAAATTTGGTTTTGCTTTATGCTACCGCAATATGCCGCTATATCCGGATTGGGGGTGAGGGGAATTTCGTGCCATTCTTCCTTGCCGTTCTTTTTTATTTTTTCTGCAGCGCATTCGCTCGGGCGATAGTCGGCCGGAGCCGCCGCTTTTATGAGCACATCACATTGCGGAAATCTGGCTGTTACCGCCGCAAACATGTCGCGGGTGGTTTTTACCGGAACCATTTCGTCCAAATTCGGCAAATCTTCGACCGCCGGTCCGTATATAAGACTGACTTCGGCACCGCGACGTTTGGCAGCCACCGCCAACGCTTTGCCCATCTTGCCGGTGGAATAGTTGCTGATGTAGCGCACCGGATCAATCGGCTCAATTGTGGCCCCGGCAGTAATGACGAAACGTATACCGAGCAAGTCTTTG
This is a stretch of genomic DNA from Mageeibacillus indolicus UPII9-5. It encodes these proteins:
- the coaBC gene encoding bifunctional phosphopantothenoylcysteine decarboxylase/phosphopantothenate--cysteine ligase CoaBC, which codes for MLKNRHVLIGITGGIAAYKIPALVSMLTKAGAEVKVMMTQAACEFITPLTLQTMSGHEVHVDMFNQLMNMNVEHIALAKWAEVILLAPATANTIAKYTAGICDNLLTTVLQAARCPVVIAPAMNTYMFNSPANQANLRTLQERGCTMLQPLTDRLACNEVGIGKMPEPASLFEAIITALAPKDLLGIRFVITAGATIEPIDPVRYISNYSTGKMGKALAVAAKRRGAEVSLIYGPAVEDLPNLDEMVPVKTTRDMFAAVTARFPQCDVLIKAAAPADYRPSECAAEKIKKNGKEEWHEIPLTPNPDIAAYCGSIKQNQILVGFAAESINEMEYGLAKLRRKNLDLICVNNIKQAGAGFRTDTNIVTLIDRKGREEKFPLMEKTELADIILDRVAAMRAENKRR
- a CDS encoding ABC transporter permease — translated: MSIVYFIIQQTMYFAIPLLIVAIGGMYSERSGVINIALEGIMVIGAFFGVLFIFLTQGYMSGQPLLLLAILIAAVAGGLFSLLHAFASINMKADQTISGTALNMFAPAFVIFIAREINTIQQIPFEDTFHIDRIPFLADIPVLGPMFFCNCYLTTFIGLLIFAVAAFVIQYTRFGLRLRACGEHPGAADSVGINVYKIRYAGVVISGIMAGAGGLIFVVPTSTNFNASVEGYGFLALAVLIFGQWRSKKIFFAAFFFAVMKTMASAYSAIPFLKVLPIPNEIYKMIPYIATLIVLAFSSKTSQAPRAEGIPYDKGSR
- a CDS encoding ABC transporter permease, producing MKNKGKLKLNQQAVDSFIASILAVVCGLLFGLIIMLVSKPANALGGFAMIVQGAFTDGIIGIGQMFYYATPIILTGLSVAFAFKTGLFNIGCSGQFTAGAFAAVYVGVHMDYLPPVVHCVVALLAAVLAGAAFGFVPGFLKARFNVNEVISSIMMNYIGMYAVNLLIQKTVYNQLKNESVPVAETANLSKAGLDIIFPDTNINIGILIAVACVIIVYIILNKTVFGYELKACGKNAAAGKYAGINAKRNIILSMVIAGALGGLGGALLYLANSGKYLQVLDLIAPEGFVGISVALLGLSNPFGVLLAGLFIGHLTVGGYNMQLYNYAPEVIDIIIASIVYCGALSLLFKILLGKLHQRKSLKIDKTMSTTAPGVSAKKEA
- a CDS encoding ABC transporter ATP-binding protein, whose translation is MDYFIEMNHITKKFGDFKANDDITLQVRKGEIHALLGENGAGKSTLMSVLFGLYQPEAGEIKINGQTVAINNPNDANALGIGMVHQHFKLVHNFTVIESIVLGHETVKYGCLKMDEARKKVIELSERYRLKIDPDAYISDITVGMQQRVEILKMLYCDNSILIFDEPTAVLTPQEIDELMKIMKKLVEEGRSIIFITHKLNEIKAVADRCSVLRKGRYMGTIDVATTTKEEMSEMMVGRKVNFIINKKDIKPGDPVLTVKNLSVKSTYHKKDAVKNVSFDVKKGEILCVAGIDGNGQSELVYGITGLMPLSNGQILLNGQDITNATIRQRCLLGMAHIPEDRHRDGLVLDYTLEENLVLQSYYTDRFQKHGFLKFDAIKEYAQYLIKKFDIRSSHGATSIVRGMSGGNQQKAIIARELDRNPEIVVAVQPVRGLDVGAIEYIHKQLVAQRDAGKGVLLVSLELDEVMDVSDRIIVMYEGEIVADVNPHEITVEELGLYMSGAKRGVGYEK
- a CDS encoding cytidine deaminase, with the translated sequence MTDFELLQMALDARKRAYTPYSHFKVGAALLTADGKVYQGCNIENAAYTPTNCAERTAFFKAVAEGERSFTAIAVVGAPEGQEADQFCPPCGVCRQVMEEFCDPAAFRIILADPEHGTVSYRLNEILPYGFGPANL
- a CDS encoding pyrimidine-nucleoside phosphorylase, yielding MRMYDLIMKKRNGEALTSVEIKELINGYVAGTIPDYQMAAFLMAVYFRGMTEAETLAMTLAVAHSGDMVDLSGIDGVKVDKHSTGGVGDKTTLIIAPIVAACGVKVAKMSGRGLGHTGGTVDKMESIPGMRTTLEQKEFFEVVNKTGLSVIGQSGNLAPADKKLYALRDVTATVDSIPLIATSIMSKKLAAGNDCILLDVKTGSGAFMKTIDDSIKLAQTMVKIGENAGKRTVALITNMDIPLGHNIGNSLEVVEAIEVLRGKGPQDLVGVCESLASNMLYLAGRGDLPTCLAQVRSAIADGSALERLKAMVAAQGGDVAVIEDPDKFTKAKYTYDVLCPRSGYISFMDTEGCGIASAMLGAGRETKDSAIDYSAGIIIHKKTGEAVKQGEVMATLYADDAQLFEAAAAEYRAAVRIEDEKPKKEPLIYARVTADAVERFDLT